The stretch of DNA GAGGCATTCGCCTCCGCATCGAGGCGCAGAACCGGCACCAGCGCCAGCAGGCACGGCAGGGACCACAGCGCGATGGCGATGCGCGGGCTCGACAGTCCGGCGACAAAGCCGGTCAGCATGGTGCCCAGCCCCAGCCCGACGGGCACGAAGCTGCTCCACAGGATGATCGCCTTGCCGCGTCGTGGCCCATCACCGGCGATGGCGGTGATCAGCGTGGGGGCGCCCACCACGACCAGCACATAGCCCAGCCCCTCGATGGCGCGGGTGGCGAAGAGCAGGCCCGGAGCTTGAGAACAGGCCTCGACCAGACTGGCCACCGCCAGCACAACCAATCCGGTCAGCAGCGCCCTCCGGCTGCCGATCCGCCCCAGCATCAGCCCGGCGGGAAAGCCCAGCAGCGCTCCGCCCACCTCCAGCAGCGAGATCAGCAGCCCGACCCGCATCAGATCGAGCCCGAAGATATCGCGCAGCAACGGCGCCAATGCGGAGAATTTGGCAAGCTGGGCGGCGGCGATCACGCCGGTCAGCCACAGCAGGGTGATGGTGTTCCAGGGTCTGTTCATGGCGGCGTCTCTGCGCCGCCATCGCCGCCGCGCCCACGAATGAATTATGCGTGGAGCCTCAATCCAGCGCGGTGGTCAGGCGCCCGACCCGGCCATCGGCCAGCGGCAGGCTTTCCCACATCATGATGCCGGGCTGGATCGAGATGGTGTTGCTGCCATTGGCGCTGGTGCGGAAGCGTTTCGTGCCGAAGGGCCGCTCGAACCAGCCCTGCGTGGCAAGGCCTTCCTGCGCCTCAACGATCTCGGGCGTGGCAAAGCGCCAGAGCGAGCGGTCCATATAGGCCCCGACATCCCCGCCCCACGATGCCGCCCGCGCCGGAGACACCGCCAGCAGCCGATGCGTCACATCGCAGACCAGATGAACCCGCGCGGTCGAGGTGGCGATCAGGCGCTTCAGGGCGGCATCGCCGACCGCATCGGCGCGCGCCGCCATCAGGTCGAGCAGGCGGTCATGCTGTGCCGGGTCGGGCTGATGCGTGCCGCTTTCCCAGCGCGAAACACTGCCCTGGCTCACCCCCAGCATCTCGGCCAGATGGGTCTGCTTGATGGCATGCAGCCGCCGGAAACGGCGCAGCGCGCGACCAAGCGACAAAGGGTCTGACAGAGCGTCATCCATGGCCCGTTTCTATCCCCGCGCGCTTATCGCGTCAAAGCCCGTCGCCCTCGACCCAATGCGAGTCCGTCAGCGTGCGCGCCAGATGCCAGACCTGACGGCGGATATCGGGCACGGCGACCGTCTCCCATGCCTCGCCCCGTGTCATCGGGCCGACCGCGAAGAGGCGTGGCTGCGGTTTGCCCACGGTGTTGAGCACATGGCCCCGCCGATCGACATCGAGCCCCATGCGATGCACATCGGGCCGCGCGCGCTTCTGCGCCAGCAGGGCGGCCAGCAGCGGAGCAGGGTTCAGCGTGATATCGCCCTCGGGCCCGGTGCAGGTGATGATGCGCGTGACGCGCAAGGTTTCCACCCGCTCGGTGCCGCGCGGCTGAAGGGTGACGTTCAGCGCATCGCCCTGCTGCTGCGCCGCCTCGATCCGCCCGGCCAGCAGGGTCAGGCGACCGTCTTCCTGCATGGCGTGAAGGCGCTGGGCCACGGGCGGGGCCATGCGGTGGCGATGCACATCCCACCACGGGCGGACGTGGCGCAGAAAACGGGCCTGTTCGCTTGTGTCGTGCAGGCGCCAGAGGCTTTGCGCATGGGGGCGGATCTCATCCACGGCCTGACGCCAGTCGACCTGCCTTGCCCGCTCGCGCAGATGGTGAAGCAGCCATGAACCATGTTTCTGCGGCGGGAAGACCGGCGTCACATTGGGGCCCGTCTCGGCATGAACCCGCGGCAGCAGCCCCCGGCGCGAGCAGGCCGTGATCCGCCCGCGCCATCCCGCCGCATCGAGCGACATGGCGACATCGACCATCGTCAGCCCCGTGCCCACCAGCAGGATATGGTCGTCTGGCCCCAGGCCCTCGATGGCGCGGGGAGACCACGGGTTGCTCACCGCAAGATGCGGGGGCAGATGGGCGAAGACCGGCAAGGGCGAGGGCTCGACATGGCCCAGTGCCAGCACCAGCGAGGCGGCATGCACCACCTCGCCGCTGTCGAGTTGCAGCACCGCGCGGTCCTGACGCCATTCGACCGCGACCGCATCCTGTTCCTTGAGCGTGAAGCGGCCCGGCGCGCTGGCCATGGCTTTCATCAACTGCTCGCGCAGATAGCGGCCATAGGTGGGGCGGGGGACGAAACGGTTGGCCTGTTCCTCGCTCGATGTGGCGGAAGCCGGTTGGCCCTGTTCCAGCCAGCGCAGGAAATGGTCCGGGTCGTCGGCATAGGCGCTCATATTGTTGGCGCGGACGTTGAGCAGATGCTCGGGCTGCTTTGTCTGATAGGCCAGACCCTGCGCCAGCTTCTCGCGCTGGCGCTCGACCAGCACGACATGGGCGCCTTGCGCCAGCAGGTTGATCGCCAGCAGTGTCCCTGAAAATCCGGCGCCGACGATAGCAATGGGAAGGGGGGCGGTTTCGATATCGGCCAGAGGATGGGGTGTTGTCTGAACCATATTATTCCATCCTGAAGACTGTTCCGGGCGCCTGCCATGACGGGCGGGGCCGGTGAGCCTTCGTGTAAACTCTACCAACCATATCGTCTTACAAGAAATTCTTTGCGGCTCCATGGCTTCGGCTCAAAGCAAACGAGCGGCTCCCATCGGGAACCGCTCGCGCATGGTTCGGGTGTGGTGAAAATCAGACGCGGCGGTCGGGCGAAACGGCCTGCTCGGCAGGGGCCTTGCCCGGAGCGGCCTGCTGGCCGGGCGTGGCGGCGCCGCAGCCGTGCGAGGCGGCCTCGGTCACCTTGGGGGCGGCCTGTGTGCCGTCCGAGGAATAGGAGATCGTGCGGGTGCAGCCATTGGCATCCTGCGTGGTCGACACATAGGTCATATGCATGCCCTGAGGCAGAGCCTGGGCGCCGGTGGCGGTCATGCCCGGCGCGCTGCCCTGCGTGGCGGCTGCCTGTTGCATGGCGGCGACCTGCTGCATCATCGCATCGGTCTGGCGGTCCATCATGGCCGAGATCATCGCCATCTGGGCAAAAGGATCGGCCATGGCACGGGTCTCCATGGCGGCCTCCTGAGGCGCATCGACCGGCTGGAACACAATGTTCGGCGCCACATCGCCGGCATAGCTGACATGGGCGACGGTGCCGTCGGGCAGATTGACCAGCATGGTGTGAAGCTTGGCCGTGGCGGCCTGCGCCGTGCAGGCCACCGCCAGCGACAGGGCGGCGGCGGTGATCAGGACTTTGGGCGACATGCGCATTGGGTGTGGCTCCTCTCCGTCTCAAGTGCCCGGAAATCTATCGGCGCTGGCTGAACGGTGGATGAAGCGGGGCGCGGCGCGTTCCGTCCTTGCGATGGGGTGAGATGCTTGTGGAACAAAGCCCCCGGCGCGCGGCTTCCGATAGGCAAGCTTAACCGTAAAGGGTCGTGATATCATGAAGAAACAGCTTGTCCTGTGGCCGCTGACCTTACTGGCTTGCGCCTGCGACAATGGCCCCGGTCAGGCCGCGGTGGGACAAGCCGGGCAGAGTGCCGCATCAGCCGGGGCGAGCGCGCCGGCCTCTCCCGATCCGCGTGCGGGCGATGTGGCGCGGATCAATCAGGCGCTGCCCCTGCCCGAGGGTGTTGCGCCGATGCCTGCCAGCCCGGCGGCTCAGGCCGCGCCTGATCCCTTTATCATTCGAGCCGAAGTGCTGCTGGCCCGCGCGCGCTTTTCTCCGGGGGTGATCGACGGGAAACTGGGCACCAATCTGCGTCACGCGGTCGCGGCTTTCCAGAGCGCGCATGATCTGCCCGACAACGGCAGCATCGATGGCAAGACGTGGCAGGCGCTGCTGGCGCAGGCTCAGGGCGGGCGCGGGGTGGCGCAGCTTTACACACTGACGCCTCAGGATGTGCAGGGGCCCTTCGCGCAGGATGTGGGCGAGGACTTCGTCAAGCTGGCGGCCCTGCCAAACGGCCCGCAATTCACCAATCCGGTCGAGGCCTTGGCCGAGCGGTTCCATATGAGCCAGGACCTGCTCAAGGCGCTGAATGCCGGGGTGGATTTCACGAAAGCCGGCCAGCGGATCCTGGTGGTCGACGCCGGGGCGCCGGCGTTGGCCAAGGGCGATGTCTCCCGGATCGAGGTCGCCAAGGCACAGGAAGCGGTGCGCGCCTATGGCAAGGATGGCAAGCTGATCGCCTTTTATCCGGCGACCGTCGGATCAACCGATCGCCCCTCGCCAAGCGGCACGCATAAGGTGGTGGGTGTGGCCTTCAACCCCGATTACACCTATGATCCGGCCAAGCTGAACTGGGGGCCGCGCAAGGCGGGCAAGCTGGTGATCAAGCCGGGGCCGAACAATCCGGTCGGCGCGGTGTGGATCGATCTCAATGCCCCCAGCTATGGCCTGCACGGCACGCCCGATCCCGACAAGATTGGCAAGACCGCCAGCCATGGCTGCGTGCGGATGACCAATTGGGATGCCAACGCTCTGGCGGCGGGTGTGTTGCCGGGCATATTGGTCCACTTCATGGGGGAGCGTGAAGCGGGCTGAGGCGGCTCAGGCGAAGCGCTTTTTCTCGGTCACGTCGATCTGCACCACCCTGCCATCATGAATGGTGATGGCGATCTGGCCATATTTCAGGCGTTGCAGCGCATTGCGCACCTCGGCGAGGCTGTTTTCCAGCGCAGAGGCATGATCATCGCCGCGCTGGATCGGGGTGGGCAGGGTCATGATTGTCTCCATCCGGCGGGGGCGCCATGACGCTCAGGTTAAACCCTATTTGATAAATAGGAATAAACTTGTTCTGTCAGGCGATAAACCCCGAAAATCGCGCAAGGCGCGGGCATCGAAGTTTTTCTTCGGCGGGGCAAAAGATGCGTTGCAGGACAATATCCTATTTTATGAGTAGGGATTAACCGATCGACGCGGAAGCCGGATCTTGCCCATCTGGACCCTCCGCGTCGATGCGCCGCCGCGATCGAAGGCTGCTCTTCATCCGGCGCATGACCCTTTGATCTCGCGACGGGGGCGGCCAAGCCCCGCCTCCGTCGCTTTTTTGCCTGTAGATCAGGGATGCGCTGCCGTATCCTTCATCGCGAAGAGGCTTTGCGCCCGGATCCTGTCCGGGGTTTCATCGGCATCATAGAGCACAGGCGCGATCACCCGCCGCGCCAGATCCGCCTTGCCCTCGCGCAGCAGCTCTCCGGCCAGTTCGAGCCGGGGCTGCGGTGCTTCGGGCATCGCCCGCGCCACGCGCACCATGCCCTGCATCGCGGGTTCGGGCACAGGCTCGCCCGCGCGGGTGAAGCTTTCGAAATAGAAGATCAGCGGCAGGGTCGCGCTGTCATCGGCGTGGATCGCCCGGCCTAGCACGTCGCGAGCGGCGGCCAGACCAGCGGCGCGGTCAGCGGCGGGCCCCGAGAGCGCGCGATCGGTCAGGGCAATGCCTTTCCAAGCAAGCGCCGTGGCATTGTCGGGCGTGCGTGCCAGCACCTGCTCCGCCTGAGCGAGGCAGCGCTCGGCATGGCCAGCACGGCAATCGGCCTGAGCGGCCAGGAGGAGCGCGTCGCTGTCCTGCCCAAGCCCCGCAAGGCCCTGCTGCAACTGGTTCAACCGCTCCGCGCCGGAAGCATCGGGTGTGGAGGTCCATCCGGCGAGCTGGATGCGCGGCGCGATCAGCGCGGCCTGCTCGGGCGACAGGGCAGCGATCACCGGTTCGGCGGACTGGACGGCATGCTTGTCGGTGCGCGCGAGACTGGCGGGCTTTTCGGCATAGACCTCGAACTCGCGCTGCAGGTGCTGCATGTCGCCGAAAACCGTGGCGGCCCGCGCCATCGGCGTGCCCTGCGCAATGGCCGCCATATAGCGGGACAATTGCTCCCGCCGCTCAGGCTTGATCGGGGAGTAGAGGAAGAACTGCGCCATCAGCCAGGCGTGATAGGGCGTCCAGACCATGGGGTGATAGGCCGGATCGAGATAGCGCCCCGTCAGCACATCCCTGATGTTGAGCAGCCCGTAGGAGCGCGTGACCTGCCGATAATTCTCCGGCGGTCCGGCGTAATCCACGGCGCCATCGCGGCGATACTCCACCGTGGAGAACAGCGCGCCGATCCCGTCGAGATACCAGCGCGGATAGGCGGCGGGCTGATGCGAAAGGATGAAGTGCTGGGCATAGGCGCCATAAAGCACCGCCTGCCATGTGCGGACCAGGGCGGGGTGATAGACGGGCTTCGCGTCGATGCAGTCGAGACCCTGGGCCGCCATATCCTCGCAATCGCGGTCGCGGGCTTTCGCGGTGTCCATCGGGAGGTTCTGGTCGACACGGGCCAACGCCAGCACCGCGCCATCCTCACGCGGGTCATAATAGCGCTGATCGCCGATCCCGCCGCCATAGGGGCCTTCGCGATAGTGCTGATTGCCAGCCCCAGATCGCGCAGGGCATCGCGCGAGGGCAGCAGGGTGATCGTCAGCCGGGCGGTGGGATCGTCCTTCTCGCCGCCC from Novosphingobium sp. encodes:
- a CDS encoding YezD family protein; its protein translation is MTLPTPIQRGDDHASALENSLAEVRNALQRLKYGQIAITIHDGRVVQIDVTEKKRFA
- a CDS encoding L,D-transpeptidase, which codes for MKKQLVLWPLTLLACACDNGPGQAAVGQAGQSAASAGASAPASPDPRAGDVARINQALPLPEGVAPMPASPAAQAAPDPFIIRAEVLLARARFSPGVIDGKLGTNLRHAVAAFQSAHDLPDNGSIDGKTWQALLAQAQGGRGVAQLYTLTPQDVQGPFAQDVGEDFVKLAALPNGPQFTNPVEALAERFHMSQDLLKALNAGVDFTKAGQRILVVDAGAPALAKGDVSRIEVAKAQEAVRAYGKDGKLIAFYPATVGSTDRPSPSGTHKVVGVAFNPDYTYDPAKLNWGPRKAGKLVIKPGPNNPVGAVWIDLNAPSYGLHGTPDPDKIGKTASHGCVRMTNWDANALAAGVLPGILVHFMGEREAG
- a CDS encoding helix-turn-helix transcriptional regulator; amino-acid sequence: MDDALSDPLSLGRALRRFRRLHAIKQTHLAEMLGVSQGSVSRWESGTHQPDPAQHDRLLDLMAARADAVGDAALKRLIATSTARVHLVCDVTHRLLAVSPARAASWGGDVGAYMDRSLWRFATPEIVEAQEGLATQGWFERPFGTKRFRTSANGSNTISIQPGIMMWESLPLADGRVGRLTTALD
- a CDS encoding FAD/NAD(P)-binding protein encodes the protein MVQTTPHPLADIETAPLPIAIVGAGFSGTLLAINLLAQGAHVVLVERQREKLAQGLAYQTKQPEHLLNVRANNMSAYADDPDHFLRWLEQGQPASATSSEEQANRFVPRPTYGRYLREQLMKAMASAPGRFTLKEQDAVAVEWRQDRAVLQLDSGEVVHAASLVLALGHVEPSPLPVFAHLPPHLAVSNPWSPRAIEGLGPDDHILLVGTGLTMVDVAMSLDAAGWRGRITACSRRGLLPRVHAETGPNVTPVFPPQKHGSWLLHHLRERARQVDWRQAVDEIRPHAQSLWRLHDTSEQARFLRHVRPWWDVHRHRMAPPVAQRLHAMQEDGRLTLLAGRIEAAQQQGDALNVTLQPRGTERVETLRVTRIITCTGPEGDITLNPAPLLAALLAQKRARPDVHRMGLDVDRRGHVLNTVGKPQPRLFAVGPMTRGEAWETVAVPDIRRQVWHLARTLTDSHWVEGDGL